The following DNA comes from Brassica oleracea var. oleracea cultivar TO1000 chromosome C5, BOL, whole genome shotgun sequence.
CAACTCATTGTATTCGATCTTATTCATCAATAAAGTTCATTTTTAGCTACTAGAAACTGTTTAACATCGTTGTGTTCTAAAGATATCGTTGCATACATCATTTGTCTTCCCCAGATCAAATTCCGATCACTATCAAATACTTAGTGTATATTTTAGGTTCTACGATTACTATCTCTAAGGACCATTGTTTATAGTTTAGGTTATTGTAGTCAATGTGTTACCACTCAAGCTCGGTATCATACTTGTTGCTGAGAACCATTGTTGATCCATCGTATGTAGTTTGGTGAATCCAAACTGAACTATTCAAAGTAAAATGGTTTTTCCCCTTCTAATCAAAACATGGAGTTCAATGTTTTTACCACTATGTTAATGTTATAATATAAAGTATTATTGAAAATAAAGAAAATGAGGTAGATAAAAGATGATTGGTGTTCATAAGCTGTCGAGAAAGACACGTGGCAATGATTGCCAGTTGTCTGCCTCCTTCTTCTCTTTTAAAACACACCTCCTCCTCTTCTCTCACATCTTCACAAACGCCTATTCTTCTGAACAGAAATGGAGACTTGGGAGAAGCCTAGAGTTTCATCTTCAAGAGATCACTACCGTCAACCTTCCTTCTCCTCCACTCTCCTCGACCAAATCTACCGCTCCATCGACGACTCCCCTCCCCTAGAATCCACTAGAAGGAAGAAGCAGCAGCACCGTAACATAGCTCTCCAAGACACTTCTGCTTCAGACAAACTCGTATTTCACCGCTGCTCCATCGCCGCTGACTACGAGAGATCCCGGCGAACGACCAGCTTAGCCGACTCCGTTTTCCTCAGATATTCCAACTCCAGCTCCTCTGACTCAAGCGGGTTCTCCTCCTCCGAGCTAGACTCCTTCTACCTACGCTCCAAACCCTCTGCCTCTCCTCCACGCACTCGTCAACCCAAGCCGATTCGAACCTCCGTCGTGGAAAAGTTCGACCACTCCGTCAACGTACAGAAACCTAGCAGCAAACAAGAGCACGGTGGTTTCTTGAGAACCAAGTCAAAGGCCTTAAAGATCTACACAGACTTGAAAAAAGTGAAACAACCTCTCTCTCCCGGAGGACGGCTCGCTACTTTCCTCAACTCTCTCTTCACAAACGCATCAAGCAACCATAAGAAGCTAAAGAAAATCAACACCACCGTCTCTTCCTCAGCGGAGCAGCCACCACAGTCCTCCTCCAACACCACATGCTCCTCCACGTCCTCTTTCTCCAGATCTTGCTTAAGCAAAACTCCATCGTCCAGCGGGAAATCCAAAAGATCCGTGAGGTTCTGTCCAGTGAACGTTATCCTCGACGAAGACTCCTCCATCCACATCCCTTACGGTTATAGTAACAAGCTGCATGGAAACAACGTCGACCGCCACGTCATGGAGGAGGAGAATCGCCGCGTTATCGAAGCGGCTAAGGATCTTATTAGGACGTACCAAAAGAACAAGGATCATTTGGCCGTGACAACGTGCGACAACGTTCAAGAAGATGACGAGGATGATATTGATGATGATGCGGCGAGTTACGCGAGCTCTGATCTGTTCGAGTTGGAGAATCTTTCGGCTATTGGGATCGAGAGGTATCGAGAAGAGTTACCAGTCTACGAGACCACTCGTTTGGATAATACGAATCGAGCTATTGCTACAAGTTTAATTGTATAATAACAATGTATTTAGTGAAAATGGTCGGGGTGGTTATATTAGTTTTTATAAAATTTTAAAACGGTTTTTTCCTCTTGAGGCTATGTTTTACCGTGTTCTAAAACTTATTTTTTCTTCTTTCCTAGCTTCTTTTATATTAAGTAACTTGTGTATAATAACTATGTTAATCATGGTGTATTTTGGTCATAGCTATGCGGCCTAACTAGCTTTCTGTAAGGTTTAACTAATAACTAATCTTTACTGAGAATTTCAAAACCTGTGGTTATCTGATAAAAGAAAAAAAGAGGAACATAAGTTTTTCTAATTTGTCACCAAATAGAACAGCAAAGAGTCGTTGCCTTTTCTTTTGTTTCTTACCTCTTTTTTTGTTTGCAAACTAAATTCTACAAGAGATTTGAGTAGAAGAAAAAATTAAAGATAATTAATGAATAAAAGTAAAAGAGTTCGATTTGATGCTCTACTAATAATGATCAATAAGATGGGCGAACAAAAGTGAAAGAGACTTGGTCTCAAATGTCATGGACAATAGTATCCAATATTTGATTCCTTTCGAGTACATTTGTTTTGTCCCAATTTGATTGGATTTGGCTTCTCCTGCTCTAGCTTAAAAATGATAGTGTTGGTTTTGTAAGTATCGAGTGTTATAACACACGCTAGCGTTCTTTCCCCTTCATCATATCATCTGTGGCTAAAACCACAAAATAATGAACTTCCATACATGAGTATAGATGTTTGATTCTGTTATATATACCCATGGGAAATGGTGTTTGATCTCCTGTTAACTATTTCTTAACACAATGCGAAATGGACATGCAAATATAGATATTACTAGAATAGTAAAAGTTTCAGTTCAAAACACTATTTACTTCTTTTTGTTAATCAAACACTATTTACTATTTAAAATTTTCAGAATCGTGTATTATTAATATACACGTGTACGTACGTGTGTCAGTTTGACAACTTTGGGTTTGATTGCGTTGATTGAACGAGAAAGAATCCATATCTAACGTTATAAACTTATAATGCATATTAATATATTCATAGTTCGGGAATTTATTTGAACATGCTTACTACACTATTAAAATGATGAAGTGACTGACAACAAACAAAGAAAAGCATATGAGAAATATGAAATTTGATACAAAGTAACTAACAAGATTGGACCACTGAATCATAGCATTATGATAAGCTATTAAAGTATAAAAACATGCTAATTGCCTTGAAATTTATGTATTTAGTTAAGTATAAAAAATTGAATATTGCCAAAACAAAGCTATAAAAAGGCTAATATGGGGCTATTTGGTCAAAAGTTGCGTAGCCAAGAAAGAAAAATCCGATACAAAGAGAGATCGCATACATAGTACGGACCCATTTTCCCACTTTCATTTTCTTTTCGTTTGTTTAATGATTTAATCACTTTAATAAAACGGTTGTTTTTATTATGTATAGCTTACAAATCCCGCATCTTCGAGGATCAATCCTTTAATAGCTTCAATAAGAAAAAGTTTCAAAAGAACTCATATATGTTTCTCATAAAAGAAAATTATATATATATATATATATATATATATAATAGTGTGAGAATTGAGAAGGGTTTTTGATAAATGAAAACAGCACTTAAACCAATTTACCGTTAGTATATAAATGAAAGTTTATTCTGCCACATTGTAGAGTACTCTATAGAGAAAATCAAATACATTCGATGTCGAATTGGTCAAACACTCAGTTATTAATCAAAATGGTTTATGAGTCAAGTGTATAAACGGATACTTACGTCGGTAAGTAAGTAGTAAGTACACTAATGTGGATTTGTCCCTATTCGTGGTGGGTGAAGTGGGGGAGTTGTGAAAAGTGAAAATATAATCATGAGAGTAACGTGCTTGGATTTAGCCAATAATTTGCAAAAGTTGACTCCAACAATCAAATCTAGTCAATTAAATAAGTAATTACTTTTGTATATAAACCAAAATGGCGGTAAGGACGAATTTGACAATCATTTTCTGTAAGTTTGAAAAACGTTTAATGTGATTTTTAGAATATGGTTCTTACCGGTATATAGGAAACCGTCTCTTAACTTTTAACTAAAAAAAGTAAGAACCAGCTCTTAAATAACTTCACTCTAAGAACCTCCATTAAACATGTTCTAAGACACTAGCTAGTTAGCTACCCATTTGTGATGAAAAATCGATAATAGAGTACAAAAAGAGGAAGAAAAATAATAGAATACTATATATCGATTGTACGTATATATTGAATGAAGAAGTTATTCGTGATGATACAAATCAATAAAAGCATTTGGACAGCTATAACATACAAAAAAATTTTTTTGCTATGTATGTATAAAGATAAAAGGATAATTAAGGGGCATACAATGTCCCATATCAACCATGCACAACTCGTCATTCGCATGCACTACCAGCTATTTCTATATAATATTAACTAGGCTAGCTAGGGCTCACTCCATTTCAAATCACACAAGCTTAGACACATACACTCGATCGATTATAAGTATATATTAAATGCGATAGAACTCATTCTCTATATCGTGAGTGTGCACGGACGTGTACATGTCGTCGTAAAACAGTACATGGTGCAATGGTGGTGGGACACTCTCAACACTATTATTAACTTTTTTTTTTTTTTTTTTTTGCTAAAAAACACTATTATTAACTTTCCTATGAGTATATGTATTTACGTAAGTCATAGCAAATCTGCATTCGAAAAATATAGATTCTGAAATACTAATACTCCAAACAATTAATAGGTCATGAAATTCTACTATATATTAATTGAGAAATCACTTAAGCGAATTGTGATTAGGTGTCATTCATAGGTAAAATTTAAAATTAATTCTTTTAATTTGATTGGTTCTTAATTTGATTGGTTGTTGCTATTTGAATTTTTATTTATTTAATTAAAATTTTAAAAATGAAATAAATCCTAGAACTTTCTAATCTAATCTATATTACCATACAAACAATTAAACATTTTAAGATAAAAGAATTAACATAATTTGTTTATAGAAACAATTAAATATCATAGATTACATTATAGACTATATATTAATTGAGAAGTCACTTTGATTAGGTGTCATTCATAGGTAAAGTTTATTAATTTTCTTAATTTGATTGGTTGTTGTTATTTGAATTTTTATTTATTTAATTAAAGTTTTAAAAAGGAAACAAATCCTAGAACTTCCTAATCTAATCTATATTACCATACAAAAAATTAAACATTTTAAGATAAAAGAATTAACATAATTTGTTTATAGAAACAATTAAATATCATAGATTACATTATAGAAATTTAAATAAATACATGTGGTATGATAGAAATAATTATATAAACGATTTTAACATATTTATATTAATAGTAGATACAATAAATTATAGATTACAAAAATATAATTAACCTAAACCTAATAATATTTTGTTATACTCACTATATATATATATATATTTTTTCTTTTTAAAATGTGTCCAATGAATGCAAAACAGTCAAATATACAATTTTTAAAATATTCATTCATTTTTCAGTGACAAATGTTGACTGTATAGTTGAGTTATTACTTTCAGAAATGATTAAAGTATTTGTATATTTAAAAACAGAAAAATATATAATAAGTCTTTTAAAATACAAAATATTTATTATAATATAAAATTGAAAAATTGGAACATTATACTAATATGAGACTAAAGTTAATATACTCTATTAATATAATTCTTATAGCCTTGATTATAATAAAATTATATGGTAAATTCTTTAAAATAATATTAATCAATGAAATTTTTTACTATAATATTAATTAAGAAACAAGAACAATATATTAATACATGACTAGAGTTAAGACTCTATTGATATAGTTGTGATTATAATAAAATTGACATGCTTATGGTTATTGTTTAAAATTATAAAATTATAAACATTTATACTATTATTTGAGAAGTGAATTTGTTTACTTGTCATATTATCTATGATTTTAGTCAATTTGATTACTTGTCATCTTTTCCATGATTTTAGGATAAGTCATTAGTTTAATTAATATTATTATTTATTTTTTATTTGATATATATATATATATATATATATATATTTATTTATCATGATATCTAAGATAATTAATAACCATTAAAATATTCTATTGATATATATATATTAAAAAAAATTAGTTTTTAATATATAATTATCATGATATTTATCACATTTATTTAATAAATTGATAATAACTATATCTACCAATAATATCGTCATTACTTTTATCTTATACTTATTTTATAATTTTAGTGACTAAAATCATAGTCAGTTTCTCTGATTTTTATTTGAAATATTGATCAAATACATATTATTATAAAATATATATATGAGTATACTAATTTATCTGAATAAATCGGATTTTTTGGTTTATTCGATTTGATCGCTTAATATACAGAAACATATCCATATACTGTGGGTTTATTAAAATAATAGTCATTTGGTTTATTCGGTACTACCAAATCCAGATTCTTTTCTTTATTTTGGTTTGGTTCGGTTTTAAATGATTCGGTTTTACTGGATTGAACATCCTAGACTATCGTTATTTTGTTAATGTATTATATTTTTGATTTTTATAATTCTTTCACTGCCGCATGATTTCTTTTCAGTCCAAATACAATGTGTGTTAATTTCAAATACAAATTTTCTAATTTAATTATTACTATTAGAAAAGATTTTGATTCAAAATCTACATCACATAAATAAAAATAAAACTATGAAACAAAAGAACATAATTTAATATATTGATTACTAATATGAATATTGAAGTCTTATAATTTATAATAATTTGAAATTTGTATCTAATTTAATTATTATATTTTGTTAAAAAAACATTAGAATTAAAAAAATGTTAGGTATATAGATATATTAATCCGCACAGGGTGCGGAACATCAACTAGTATAGTATTAAATGCTGATATTGATCGATGTTTTCCCCTGAGAAATCGGTTTTATCATTCAGAAACAAAAAGAAAGCTTAAATTACAAACATTATATGATATATATATATATATAAAACAAAACTATATAGGCATATATCATATCTTTTCCATGGTAGTTATTATAAATTATAAATATATAAATATATAATTACAGAAAAACATGTTTTCAAAATAATACATTTTCAAGGCAAAATGTATAGAAGGAACACATTAGTCAACATAGAAACTATTCTCAGTGGGGGTAGTTTAGTAGATTTATATATTCTCTTTATATTTAGAAATCTTCCATGAATCCAGTGATTTTCAAATCAAATAAGATAGATTTGAGAATTAATGATATGAGTATTTTAAAATCAAATCAATGAATTGTTATAAATCAATGGATTTGTAACTAGACCTAAATAAAACACTACAAGAGAACATTATGTTCTCCGACTGCAACTTCCAAAAACATGGATTGTCAGAACAAACTTTTCACGGCATCTCCTCAGAAATTTCAGATCAAACTATTTTTTCACCATGTTATCGGAAGTTTGATCGGATCAAAAGTAAAAATTTCTGACAAAACAGATTTACTTGTTATCTTTTCAGAAATCTCATCGGAGTATTCTCGGAACTTATCGACGACTTCATCTTCTCCACCATTCATCATCTTTCTTGCCTCCTTTTCATTTTGCTAAGCATCAAAAGCTGGTCTCACACAATTGGTGGGGATACGTTCATATGGAATACATCTCTCGTTGCATCTCTTTTTCATTATCGTATGCCTTATACAATATGTTGTATGGACATGTGCTTAGTGCATGGTTTTAACATGAGCAAAAAACAATGTATAAAATTTGAAGTAATGCATCAACTGATGTTTGTTGGGACACAAAACTATAAAGAATGGAAAAAAACAATATAAAACAAATCCAACCAAAATAACAAGGTTAAACCCAATATTTGATCATTTGTATTTTACTCTTAAAAATAGTTACAAATCCAATTTCAAATTAAATCGATACACAAATCTTTATTATTGAATAACACATGATTCTAAAATTTATTTTAAAATCATAAAACCAATAACTATGGATTTGAATGTGAATTTTAAAATAATAGAACACTACATTTAGTTTGGATTTACAAATCCATTAAAATGCAGAAACCAATAACACCCTCTAAACTGTAAAATACTGGTTGCTTTTGTTTTTATATTTTTTACTTTTTGCTGTAAAACTAATTTTTAAAATTTTAAGTTTTGTTAATAATACACTATGTAAACTTTAGTTTTCATTTCTTGAAGTGGTATTAAGATACTTAAAAAAAAATATTTTGAAACAACAAATGGGTAATAGAAAATGTTTGGAAGAAAACAAGAGCGATGCAAAACACAAATATTTCGAATTATAAAGGTCGAATCGAGAGAGAGAAAGGAGAGAGAAAGAGAGAGAAAGTATATCTATTTGGGTCCGGCGTACGGCCGGCGCGTGAGCGTGCGTGCCGTCGCCGGAGCTCATTTTCTTCCGTTTAAAATGTTCTTGTCTGCTTCTCCTTCGTCTTCTCTTACCTTCCGCCTTGTTTGAGCTCTATTTCAGTCCCTAGTCTTCGTTGTGGCTCGGTTCTGAAGTAAAGACGCGGTCGCGGGGAGGACTTCGGCGAGGAAAGTCAGTCCGTCAGACCAAGGTTCGAATCCGGGAGGTGGAGGCTCCTACAGCTCCATCGCCGCCGGCCTTTCTCCGGGAGATGGAGGCTTACTCAGCTCTGTCGCCGCCGGTTGTGTCGCTGGGAAGGGGAGGCTCACACAGCTCTGCCGTCGCCGGCTTTTGTTTCCGAAGGGTGGAGGCTCTCAAAGCTCTGCGATGTCGGCTTGATTGGATGAGATCTTGTGAGATGTTGAAGCTCTTCATTCCCGAGTGGGTGATTGGGTGATCCAGATGAGCTCTCGGTGTGTCCGATTGATGCTCTCGGTGGAAGGATCTCCGTTGGTGAAGGTTTGTGCAGCGCTTAGCTCCGATGTGGCGTTGTGTTGTTTCAGGCGAATCCGTCGGATGGCATCACATATTTTGGGCTTAGGTCAGTGTCGGTGGTGATGGTATGGGCCTTAGGCCATTATTGTATTTGTTTCGGTTTTTTCGGTCTGGGCCTTCTGATGTGCCGCAGTCCATGGATCATTACATGGAACCAGCTCAGCATGGAGTTCAGGACGTTCTGAACATTTCAACCGAGGTTCATGTTTTTCACCGTACCAGACTTGACTTGGATCATGCCAGACTTGACGTGGATCATGCCAGACTTAACGAGGATCATGCCAGACTTGACTTGGATCATGCCAGACTTGACGTGGATCATGCCAGACTTAACGAGGATCATGCCAGACTTGACTTGGATCATGCCAGACTTGACGTGGATCATGCCAGACTTAACGAGGATCATGCCAGACTTGACTTGGATCATGCCAGACTTGACGTGGATCATGCCAGACTTAACGAGGATCATGCCAGACTTGACTTGGATCATGCCAGACTTGACNNNNNNNNNNNNNNNNNNNNNNNNNNNNNNNNNNNNNNNNNNNNNNNNNNNNNNNNNNNNNNNNNNNNNNNNNNNNNNNNNNNNNNNNNNNNNNNNNNNNNNNNNNNNNNNNNNNNNNNNNNNNNNNNNNNNNNNNNNNNNNNNNNNNNNNNNNNNNNNNNNNNNNNNNNNNNNNNNNNNNNNNNNNNNNNNNNNNNNNNNNNNNNNNNNNNNNNNNNNNNNNNNNNNNNNNNNNNNNNNNNNNNNNNNNNNNNNNNNNNNNNNNNNNNNNNNNNNNNNNNNNNNNNNNNNNNNNNNNNNNNNNNNNNNNNNNNNNNNNNNNNNNNNNNNNNNNNNNNNNNNNNNNNNNNNNNNNNNNNNNNNNNNNNNNNNNNNNNNNNNNNNNNNNNNNNNNNNNNNNNNNNNNNNNNNNNNNNNNNNNATCGTGAGCTAAACACTTTGAGAGTGTGAGGATTTTTATTTGCTAACTCTTTTGTTAAGTGTTTTCAGGATGTTTGGACTTCTCAAGAAATCAAAACTACAACAAGACGTTTACTTTCCTTTTAAAACCGTGTTAGAAAAAGAGCAAATGATTTTTGGAAATAAGAAACACTTTGCTTCTAATGGGTTTGATTTTGTGCAGAAACAAAGAAACCGAAGGAAGAGACAAAACAAGTTCGATGATGATGAGAAGTGGATCAGGAGTGGTGATTGTCCCTTCACCAAAGCCAAGAGAAGCAACCGTGATGTGTCTGATCAGAACGAGCTTCAGACTTATGCCAGCTGGGAAAAGATGTTGCATAAGGCGATTCATGTTGTCCGGCAACTCAAAAAGAAGGGAAACACCAACACTTCTTCTGCACCAAAGCAACAAAGTAATTCTTCTTCTCCTTCAAATTCTGATTTGAAAACTAATGTGTTGTCTTCTGATAAAAGCAAGGCTGTGAAAACCACAAGCAAAGCTCTTTCTACCAGGTACTTCAAATGCCATATGGTCGGTCATTATGCCAACAAGTGCCAAAAACAGAAACGTTGGTGACTTTGGAGAAAATTGAAACCGAGCCAGAAAAAGAAGACCCTTTACCAATTTTCGATGACTATGCAGATGAGCCGAAGGAAGGGTCGGGTGGAGAGCAAAACTGTGTTCATAAAGAAGGATCTTCTTCCATTCACAAACTGGACCGAACTCAAGGTGAGCAACGTTCTGATTATGGTTCTTTTGCTTATAATCCTTTTTCTTTTAATGTTTCAGATTTGAGGACAAATCTTTTTGAAGAGGAAGGGAATGATGTGCCGCAGTCCACAGATCATTACATGGAACCAGCTTAGCATGGAGTTCAGGACGTTCTGAACATTTCAACCGAGGTTCATGTTTTTCACCGTACCAGACTTGACTTGGATCATGCCAGACTTGAGAAAGATCATGCCAGACTTGACGTGGATCATGCCAGACTTAACTAGGATCATGCCAGACTTGACTTGGATCATGCCAGACTTAACTTGGGTGGTGAAGAAACCGAAGACGGACATGCATTCTCATCCGGCGGACCATCCAGACAATCCCGCAAGCGTCCTTATCTTTACCCCGTGTATCCATCTGGTTCGGATGAACTTGGACATCTTGACTAGTCTTCTCCATTTTCCGTACCTTGACCAGATCTAGTCTTCTCCATTTTTCGTGCCTTGACCAGATCTAGTCTCCTCCATTCCCTATTTTAGGGTTCTTCACCTTCGAACCCTTTGTAAGACTAATGGGCTCTTGTCTTTTTAATTTAATTCAATTTGGGAAAAAAAAAAAAAAAACAAGAGCGATGGACCAATGAAAAAGACAGGTTTGGATCGGAAACGAGTGGATATAAATTTAGCCAGCACGTGACGGGTGGTCGCTTCAAAGTGTCGTAACTCTCACACTCTCACGTGCGCGCACGTGCTAACCCTCTTATACTGTGCTCTATAAGAGAAAATATCTACCAATCAATCCACATCAGATGTGGACGACAATGGAATAGCAAAAAGATGGCAAACACTGTGCTCTTTTGAAAAATACGATACCAACAAAACATCAATAAAATATATACACTGTTTAGATAATTATATAAAATCAATTATATCTTGTAAAATGTAACATTTAACAATTGTAATTTGTCCTTACTTTTTCTCATATGCGAATTTAGAAATTAAGCTGTAGACAATTGATACACATCTGATTTCTCATGTGGGTTTGTTTAATTGATCTAGTTTGTTTTTGAAGGAGTTGTATTTATTGGTAAAAACACTAGAGGGAAAGCAAAAGAAGAGAATGTTGGAAGCTAGACCCCAAAACATACTAACAAACAAGAGTGCTTTTGTTTGTTTCCAAGAAGATTAATGTTGTGGTTGTATCTTTTTGTCTGAACATCCATGAAATGGGGGACGTGTAGCTCTTTCTTGCGTTCATCTTTTATGACGTTCATCTTCATGTCACGTTAAAGGGTATAATTCTTAACTTTTTCTTGTTGCTCAATGACCCTAATGTTTTCCAAAAGTTGCAGATACAAACTAGGATTGAGAGGAGATACAGATAAGACCATCTCCAACGGTTTACTCTATTTTAGAGTAGTTTTAACTCTAAAATAGAGTAACTCTAAAATAGAACAGAGTTTTTCTTCGATAGTTTACTCTATATTTAATTCTAAAAAAGAATATTCTTAAATATATTTTTTTATTTTATGACTAATACATTTATAAAATTTACAAATTGATCATTTATATTTTATTTTTCACAAAGTTTTTATAAATTATATATTTATATCAAAAATTTATTATCTTAAAAATTACATTACATTATATTAAAACATAACACATTTAACTTAAACATCACCAATAGTATATTTTTCTCACAAATGATCAATTAACGAATTTCGACCGTAAAATGAGCTTCTTTATTTTAGATTTTTCTAAATCGACCAAATGAGCAGGAAGACCATATGCTAACATCTGAAATGTGTCCGTTACTTTTTGCAGAGACGATAATCCAACCCTGCATGCATCCATATTTTGTGTGAAGTAGTTGTCATAACTTTCAACGGCTTCGATTACACGAATGAATAGAGGACGCGACATACGATATCTCCTACGAAACATAACATCATTGTACACCGGCGTCTCCGTAAAGTAATCGTTGAAAAATCTATAACTTGGTGATCAAACAACATTGGTTATCAATACCTTAAAAGAAAAAAATACTGAATTTTTGGAACAACTAAAGAAAACAAGAGCACAACGAAAATATCACTTGAAAATTCAAAAGAAGAATTATGCTTTGAATGAACTGAAGGAAGAAAACAAATATTTATTTTGTGACTTGAATTCAGTGCAAGATCCAGAACTTCGTGCATATTTTCAAGAGGAACGAACACGAATTTTATTAAAAAAAACGTGGTCAACAACATGAACAAGAAGTTACTCCTTCATCTACCTCATTTAGACAATACTTTAACAATCTTTGTGGATTTGGAGGTAATTTACCAGAACATTAAATCACAATTATCTATGATTTTAATTTTATGTTATGTTGCTTATTTCTAATTTCAATATTTGTTTTCTTTGGCTAATTTTATAAAATTATTTTTAATTTTAATGCTTGTTTTCTTTGGCTAATAACAATAAGTTTCAAACGTTTGTATATTGTGTTGAAAAGAATTATGTGATGTTTGCATAATTAAATTACACAAATAGTTACAAAATAAAAAGATTAAAAATAAAAGGACTAAACTATAAATAAAAAAGTTTCACTCTATAATAGAGTAAGAAATAGAGTTACTCCAAATATAGAGTAAAAAATAAAATTACACTATTTTAGAGTGGGATATAGAGTGAGGTTGGAGAAGATTTTACTCTATAATAGAGTAAGAAATAGAGTTACTCCAAATAT
Coding sequences within:
- the LOC106292842 gene encoding uncharacterized protein LOC106292842, with product METWEKPRVSSSRDHYRQPSFSSTLLDQIYRSIDDSPPLESTRRKKQQHRNIALQDTSASDKLVFHRCSIAADYERSRRTTSLADSVFLRYSNSSSSDSSGFSSSELDSFYLRSKPSASPPRTRQPKPIRTSVVEKFDHSVNVQKPSSKQEHGGFLRTKSKALKIYTDLKKVKQPLSPGGRLATFLNSLFTNASSNHKKLKKINTTVSSSAEQPPQSSSNTTCSSTSSFSRSCLSKTPSSSGKSKRSVRFCPVNVILDEDSSIHIPYGYSNKLHGNNVDRHVMEEENRRVIEAAKDLIRTYQKNKDHLAVTTCDNVQEDDEDDIDDDAASYASSDLFELENLSAIGIERYREELPVYETTRLDNTNRAIATSLIV